A genomic region of Raphanus sativus cultivar WK10039 chromosome 6, ASM80110v3, whole genome shotgun sequence contains the following coding sequences:
- the LOC108808001 gene encoding uncharacterized protein LOC108808001, producing MTAEVETAISNTSFNWLKHIWNIKTPPKIKDFLWKLVRKAIPVSSNLTRSGIPAFNCKTCDGEEDDMHVFLTCSIAEQVWNLAPMVLIPNSFTPSMMSLLEIAETFTTLPPVGLTVPLWPWILWSLWKARNKRCFENKTFSAMEIMTKAITDAKDWEAAQPTATASNKTHDSAPALATNARASPTSPDTLICNVDAAWDGRTGNCGIGGVFSSETQRSIPDQISTSRKHVSSALMAEAIAIRSAVMYTASLNIKSLMILSLW from the coding sequence ATGACAGCAGAAGTAGAGACTGCCATCTCCAACACTTCCTTCAACTGGCTCAAACATATTTGGAATATCAAAACTCCTCCAAAGATCAAGGATTTCCTCTGGAAGCTTGTGCGCAAAGCAATCCCAGTGAGCTCAAATTTAACTCGAAGTGGGATCCCGGCGTTCAACTGTAAAACCTGCGATGGGGAGGAGGACGATATGCACGTTTTCTTGACCTGCAGCATTGCAGAGCAGGTTTGGAACTTGGCTCCTATGGTGTTAATACCAAACAGCTTCACTCCTTCGATGATGTCTCTCCTTGAGATAGCAGAAACCTTCACGACTCTTCCACCGGTGGGACTAACTGTTCCACTATGGCCATGGATTTTGTGGAGTCTCTGGAAAGCAAGAAACAAGCgatgttttgaaaataaaactttttccGCAATGGAAATCATGACGAAAGCTATCACTGATGCGAAAGATTGGGAGGCAGCACAGCCCACTGCTACGGCATCCAACAAGACTCACGACTCTGCTCCGGCCCTCGCTACCAACGCTCGCGCCTCTCCGACATCACCAGATACTCTCATCTGCAATGTAGATGCAGCTTGGGATGGTCGAACCGGTAACTGTGGCATAGGAGGCGTCTTCTCGAGTGAAACACAACGCTCCATTCCTGATCAAATCTCCACCTCCCGCAAACATGTCTCCTCGGCGTTAATGGCAGAAGCCATCGCCATCCGATCTGCAGTCATGTATACTGCTTCGTTAAACATTAAATCTTTGATGATTCTCTCTCTTTGGTGA